A single region of the Devosia sp. FJ2-5-3 genome encodes:
- a CDS encoding autotransporter outer membrane beta-barrel domain-containing protein, whose product MVLRAGSVLSLTLAILASSVSMPALAACVSGPDGQVNCSGDLTGGVTQTNQPVQNPVPSVNVQDITSNIAVTDKIGVNFNAPPRNGAIPRSSGQSGGYAQPSGNIVLNVSTGTFAILTKGDEAYGIYAASIGGFGADGYSDSGVFSARGGHGGGAAAGGNVAVNASGVITTQGDDSYGIFALSVGGSGGNGGRASGAISSKAGDGGPAGMGGAINIVSAAQISTRGEDAVGILAQSVGGNGGAGGSASGLWSKSGGGDPAADGNTVEISQSGRIVTQGVGADGILAQSIGGFGGRGGSASGLVAYGSSGSSAGNGGTVKVTNTGTIEIENDVARGLLVQSIGGGGGHAGSASGLVALGASGVHGGNGGKVVVNNSGSGHITTYGENGDGIYAQSVGGGGGDGSSTGALVGIGGAAGAGGNGGTVTVTNSQTVTTHDRDSTAIYAQSIGGGGGDGGNSSGLVSIGGSGGNGGHGGVVSVTSAGNLLAQGQKSHGIFAQSIGGGGGDGGRTVATSVVLPVSVAVGGSGGSGGNGSAVSVVTTGSGKSIATDGEGANAIFAQSIGGGGGVGSLAVSAGALQPVGISVAIGGSGGGGGNAEKVSVNNAHGLSTKGANAAAIYAQSVGGGGGKGGFSFAGSMGQLTISTAVGGTGGTGGSAEDVTVTNSGSIATIGDLSHGLLAQSIGGGGGTGGGAVAASYSISVANISGAVAVAVGGKGGEGNVGAAVEVTNTGTIKTGQAATRSAPLTGNGAHAIFAQSIGGGGGSGGFAGAGSLSVGSKGFNFSLGLGGSGGTGGAANSVEVDNDGRLVTLGNGAHGIYAQSIGGGGGDGGMGLSANLSVATDIPTARVGIALGGAGGSGGVSDQVWVDNSGDISTSGANALGIKAQSIGGGGGSGGLAVTGNMTLNGSGAQASVSVGGNGGAGNTAGLVNLKNEGQVTTTGADSVAILAQSIGGGGGNGGAAIVGSVMNTTTSSAQIGVTVGGKGGTGAKAGTVDVSNAAGGVLTTSGFGAHGIQAQSIGGGGGKGGLALTAMLGVSGEQTSVNVGVSVGGNGGSGGAAAAVKITNAEDIAIRGNSAIGIFAQSIGGGGGDGGGSITGLATITNIAQADAKSINVNASVGGVGGNGNVASTVTIANSGDITTGFKSSTELSGGNSHAIYAQSIGGGGGIGGRANAINLMFGQKCTVPKVCEGVPNAKNNLSLTAAVGGNGGDAGHGAAVTVNNSGELVTHGIHALGIYAQSIGGGGGDGGNGHLGWGEILPAAASIPMGIGFYVFDQAPIYKSLNLAVGGTGGADGDGAAVDVSTSADITTHELISNAIIAQSIGGGGGTAGRRGAGGEADQGPTGKIGIGGGGGDGGNGGTVTLKITDDAVLTTHGAGADAIIAQSIGGGGGIAGSIAKAGNAWAGLGILSFTQNGGGGGSGDEVNIALDGSIVTTGLKSNGIFAQSIGGGGGAAGNGSIFYSGTAGDEGEGGPITIVVDGSIRTSGNFSTGIFAQSDSGSGTGGEVDIEIAGEVNAGVIAKGETGAPASTIGVLAKSTGPKAGGDISVYLAENSSIQAGRTQLGASLENTSIGLMLVGGANNTIENHGTLSTADGVNGGYAIYVAADPKRTAKAPSPGVPDVRPTLALTNSGVITGNIALNETLGRLVNDTHGLLATGQTLSMAKGSIVNNGTISPGGAGIIMTTSVSGGFEQTATGKYAVDIDLASQGNIKLSDRLDFAGAARLAGVVEVQFLNSAGTIGNYSSIIATSTGKLDSASLTVVDRPAVDFVLTNTGSQLNLGYTVDFRDDNLLTSDNSVGDYLNALLSAPLAPELEAVMRGLMTIDGDEPYAEALSTIEPADFTAITHTTMASGQHFTNAMMSCKQADGPNRFDAEGQCAWGSLDASRTRQGAHGHTEGFTHNSLALMGGLQAELANQIQAGLGFGVEQFSTQLGASGQINGVRVQAGAVVKTQLDNTSFSAAINAGASQGDATRHLVVPGARYELSSDQTVTFVSATGRVAHTLGFDDIYLRPALDIGLGHITRHAYVENGGPLALNVSNTSSTYLTLTPSIEIGGEFEIGDALLRPFARLGLVETLELTDVDPSAHFAGQGVGNGTFSTPDQVAGTRLDLTAGSSLIFENGAVLRLSGDLKLAPHFESYGINAKLSVPF is encoded by the coding sequence ATGGTGCTCAGGGCTGGGAGTGTGCTGTCGCTCACGCTGGCGATATTGGCCTCGAGCGTTTCCATGCCGGCCCTGGCCGCCTGCGTTTCCGGACCTGATGGGCAGGTTAATTGCAGCGGCGACCTGACGGGTGGCGTCACCCAGACCAACCAGCCGGTGCAAAACCCGGTGCCGTCGGTTAATGTTCAGGACATCACTTCCAATATCGCCGTCACCGACAAGATCGGCGTCAATTTCAATGCGCCGCCCCGCAACGGCGCAATTCCCAGGAGCTCCGGACAGTCCGGCGGCTATGCCCAGCCCTCGGGCAACATCGTCCTCAACGTCAGCACCGGCACCTTTGCCATCCTCACCAAGGGCGATGAAGCCTACGGTATCTATGCAGCCAGCATTGGCGGCTTTGGCGCCGATGGCTACAGTGATTCAGGGGTGTTCTCGGCCCGCGGCGGGCATGGCGGCGGCGCTGCAGCAGGCGGAAATGTGGCCGTAAATGCATCGGGCGTGATCACCACCCAGGGCGACGATTCCTATGGCATCTTCGCGCTGAGCGTGGGTGGCAGCGGTGGCAATGGCGGCCGCGCCAGCGGGGCGATCAGCAGCAAGGCCGGCGACGGCGGCCCAGCCGGCATGGGCGGCGCAATCAATATTGTCTCGGCGGCGCAGATCAGCACGCGCGGCGAGGATGCCGTCGGTATTCTCGCCCAGAGCGTCGGTGGCAATGGCGGCGCCGGCGGCAGTGCCAGTGGCCTCTGGTCGAAGTCCGGTGGTGGTGACCCCGCCGCCGATGGCAACACCGTCGAAATCTCGCAATCGGGCAGGATAGTTACGCAGGGCGTCGGGGCCGATGGCATTCTCGCCCAATCGATTGGCGGCTTCGGCGGCCGGGGCGGCAGCGCCAGCGGATTGGTCGCCTATGGAAGCAGCGGCTCCAGCGCCGGCAATGGCGGCACCGTAAAGGTCACCAACACCGGTACTATCGAAATCGAGAACGACGTCGCCCGCGGCCTGCTGGTGCAATCCATCGGTGGCGGTGGCGGCCATGCCGGCTCGGCCTCCGGTCTCGTTGCGCTTGGCGCCAGCGGTGTCCATGGCGGCAATGGGGGTAAGGTCGTCGTCAACAATTCCGGTTCGGGCCACATCACCACCTATGGCGAAAATGGCGACGGCATCTACGCCCAGTCCGTTGGCGGCGGCGGCGGCGATGGCAGTTCCACCGGTGCCTTGGTCGGCATTGGCGGCGCTGCGGGCGCTGGCGGCAACGGCGGCACGGTGACAGTCACCAACAGCCAGACCGTCACCACGCATGACAGGGATTCGACCGCGATCTACGCTCAGTCCATCGGTGGCGGGGGCGGCGATGGCGGCAATTCATCGGGGCTGGTCAGCATTGGCGGCTCGGGCGGCAATGGTGGCCATGGCGGCGTCGTCTCCGTCACGTCCGCCGGCAATCTGCTTGCCCAGGGGCAGAAATCCCACGGCATCTTTGCCCAGTCGATCGGCGGCGGAGGTGGCGATGGCGGGCGGACGGTCGCAACCAGCGTCGTTCTGCCGGTCAGTGTGGCCGTCGGCGGATCGGGTGGGTCGGGCGGCAACGGCTCCGCGGTCAGCGTCGTCACGACGGGCAGCGGCAAGTCCATCGCCACCGATGGCGAAGGCGCCAATGCCATCTTTGCCCAATCGATCGGCGGCGGGGGCGGCGTCGGTTCACTGGCCGTTTCGGCCGGCGCACTCCAGCCCGTGGGAATTTCCGTTGCGATTGGTGGCTCGGGCGGGGGCGGCGGCAATGCCGAAAAGGTCAGCGTCAACAACGCTCATGGCCTTTCGACCAAGGGCGCGAACGCGGCCGCCATTTATGCCCAGTCTGTGGGTGGCGGCGGCGGCAAGGGTGGCTTCAGCTTTGCCGGCTCCATGGGGCAATTGACCATCTCCACTGCGGTCGGTGGCACCGGCGGCACCGGCGGTTCCGCAGAGGACGTCACCGTCACCAATAGTGGCTCCATCGCCACGATCGGCGATCTCTCCCATGGCCTGCTGGCGCAGTCGATCGGCGGCGGCGGTGGCACGGGCGGCGGTGCGGTCGCGGCGAGCTACAGTATCTCCGTGGCCAATATCAGCGGCGCCGTCGCCGTTGCGGTGGGCGGCAAGGGTGGCGAGGGCAATGTCGGCGCCGCCGTCGAGGTGACAAATACGGGTACCATCAAGACCGGGCAGGCGGCGACCAGATCGGCCCCGCTCACCGGCAATGGCGCGCATGCCATCTTCGCCCAGTCCATTGGCGGCGGCGGTGGTTCCGGCGGTTTTGCCGGCGCCGGCAGCCTCAGCGTGGGCAGTAAGGGCTTTAATTTCTCGCTCGGCCTCGGCGGATCGGGTGGCACGGGGGGCGCTGCGAACTCGGTCGAAGTGGACAATGACGGCAGGCTCGTGACGCTCGGCAATGGTGCCCATGGCATTTATGCCCAATCCATTGGGGGTGGCGGCGGCGATGGCGGCATGGGCCTCAGCGCAAACCTGTCCGTGGCCACCGACATCCCCACCGCCCGCGTCGGCATTGCCCTGGGCGGTGCAGGGGGCAGCGGCGGCGTCAGCGATCAGGTCTGGGTCGACAATTCGGGCGACATCTCCACTTCCGGCGCCAATGCGCTCGGCATCAAGGCGCAGTCCATCGGCGGCGGTGGCGGCAGTGGCGGCCTCGCGGTAACCGGCAATATGACCCTTAACGGCTCCGGCGCCCAGGCATCGGTCTCCGTTGGCGGCAATGGCGGCGCGGGAAACACGGCCGGGCTCGTCAACCTCAAGAACGAGGGACAAGTAACCACGACAGGCGCCGATTCCGTGGCCATCCTCGCCCAGTCGATCGGCGGCGGCGGCGGCAATGGCGGCGCCGCGATCGTCGGCAGCGTCATGAACACCACCACCAGTTCGGCGCAGATCGGCGTCACAGTGGGCGGCAAGGGCGGCACCGGGGCCAAGGCCGGCACGGTGGACGTTTCCAACGCTGCCGGGGGCGTGCTCACCACATCGGGCTTTGGCGCGCATGGCATCCAGGCTCAGTCGATTGGCGGCGGCGGCGGCAAGGGCGGCCTGGCCCTGACCGCCATGCTGGGCGTCAGCGGCGAACAGACCTCCGTCAATGTCGGCGTCAGCGTCGGCGGCAATGGCGGCTCGGGCGGCGCGGCGGCTGCCGTCAAAATCACCAATGCCGAAGACATCGCCATCAGGGGCAACAGCGCCATCGGTATCTTCGCCCAGTCGATCGGCGGCGGCGGCGGTGATGGCGGCGGCTCGATTACCGGTCTGGCGACCATCACCAACATCGCTCAGGCCGATGCAAAGTCGATCAATGTCAACGCATCCGTGGGCGGTGTGGGCGGCAATGGCAACGTCGCCAGCACTGTCACCATCGCCAATTCGGGCGACATCACCACGGGGTTCAAGTCGAGCACGGAGCTGAGCGGCGGCAATTCGCATGCCATCTACGCCCAGTCGATCGGCGGGGGCGGCGGTATTGGTGGCCGCGCCAACGCCATCAATTTGATGTTCGGCCAAAAATGCACCGTGCCCAAGGTTTGCGAAGGCGTCCCCAACGCTAAGAACAATCTCTCGCTGACTGCGGCAGTTGGCGGCAATGGCGGCGACGCCGGGCACGGAGCGGCGGTCACGGTCAACAATAGCGGCGAACTCGTCACGCATGGCATTCATGCACTCGGCATCTATGCCCAATCCATCGGCGGCGGGGGCGGCGATGGCGGTAACGGCCACCTCGGCTGGGGCGAAATCCTGCCCGCGGCCGCTTCGATCCCCATGGGAATCGGCTTTTATGTCTTCGACCAGGCGCCGATCTACAAATCGCTCAACCTTGCGGTCGGGGGCACGGGCGGGGCCGATGGCGATGGCGCCGCGGTTGATGTCTCGACCTCGGCGGATATCACTACCCACGAACTCATTTCCAACGCCATCATCGCGCAATCGATTGGCGGCGGTGGCGGCACGGCCGGTCGCCGCGGTGCCGGCGGCGAGGCCGACCAGGGCCCCACTGGCAAGATCGGCATCGGCGGCGGCGGTGGCGACGGCGGCAATGGCGGTACGGTCACGCTCAAGATCACCGACGACGCCGTGCTCACTACCCATGGAGCAGGCGCCGACGCCATCATTGCCCAATCCATCGGTGGCGGCGGCGGCATCGCCGGCTCCATTGCCAAGGCCGGCAATGCCTGGGCGGGGCTCGGCATCCTGTCCTTCACCCAGAATGGTGGCGGCGGTGGCTCCGGCGACGAAGTCAACATAGCCCTCGATGGCTCCATCGTGACGACTGGCCTCAAGTCGAACGGCATTTTTGCGCAGTCCATCGGCGGCGGCGGCGGCGCGGCCGGCAATGGCTCGATATTCTATTCGGGCACTGCCGGAGACGAGGGCGAGGGCGGCCCGATCACCATTGTCGTTGATGGCTCCATCCGGACGTCGGGCAATTTCTCGACCGGCATTTTCGCCCAGAGCGACAGCGGCTCGGGGACAGGCGGCGAAGTCGATATCGAGATCGCCGGCGAGGTGAATGCCGGGGTTATCGCCAAGGGAGAGACGGGCGCACCTGCATCCACAATCGGCGTGCTGGCCAAGAGCACCGGCCCCAAGGCGGGCGGGGATATTTCGGTTTATCTGGCGGAAAATTCATCCATCCAGGCGGGCCGCACCCAGCTTGGAGCCAGCCTCGAAAATACCTCCATCGGACTGATGCTGGTGGGCGGCGCCAACAACACTATCGAGAACCACGGCACCCTATCCACCGCCGATGGCGTCAATGGCGGCTATGCCATCTACGTCGCGGCCGACCCCAAGCGCACGGCCAAGGCGCCCAGTCCCGGTGTTCCAGACGTCCGGCCGACACTTGCCTTGACCAATTCGGGCGTTATCACCGGCAATATCGCGCTCAATGAAACGCTGGGCCGGCTGGTCAACGACACCCACGGCCTTCTCGCCACCGGCCAGACCCTCTCCATGGCTAAGGGCAGCATCGTCAATAATGGCACAATCTCGCCCGGCGGCGCGGGGATTATCATGACGACGTCCGTCTCCGGCGGTTTCGAGCAGACGGCCACCGGCAAATATGCCGTCGACATCGACCTCGCCAGCCAGGGGAATATCAAGCTCTCCGATCGCCTCGACTTTGCCGGGGCGGCGAGGCTCGCCGGCGTCGTCGAGGTGCAGTTCCTCAACAGTGCCGGCACCATCGGCAATTATTCGTCCATCATTGCGACCAGCACCGGCAAGCTCGACAGCGCCAGCCTCACCGTCGTCGATCGGCCCGCGGTGGATTTTGTGCTCACCAATACCGGCTCGCAGCTCAATCTCGGCTACACCGTGGACTTCCGCGACGACAATTTGCTGACAAGCGACAATTCGGTGGGCGACTACCTCAACGCGCTCCTGTCCGCCCCGCTCGCGCCGGAACTGGAAGCGGTCATGCGGGGTCTCATGACCATTGATGGGGACGAGCCCTATGCGGAGGCGCTGTCCACCATCGAGCCCGCCGATTTCACGGCAATTACGCACACGACTATGGCTTCGGGACAGCACTTCACCAATGCCATGATGAGCTGCAAGCAGGCGGATGGGCCAAATCGGTTCGATGCCGAGGGCCAATGCGCCTGGGGCAGTCTCGACGCCAGCCGAACCCGGCAAGGTGCCCATGGGCATACCGAAGGCTTCACCCACAACAGCCTCGCGCTGATGGGAGGCCTTCAGGCCGAGCTTGCCAATCAAATCCAGGCCGGCCTCGGCTTCGGGGTAGAGCAGTTCTCGACCCAGCTGGGCGCCAGCGGCCAGATCAACGGTGTTCGCGTCCAGGCGGGGGCGGTGGTCAAGACGCAGCTGGACAACACCAGCTTCTCCGCTGCGATCAATGCCGGCGCCTCGCAAGGCGACGCCACGCGCCATCTCGTCGTCCCGGGCGCGCGTTACGAATTGTCGTCCGACCAGACCGTGACATTCGTCTCCGCAACGGGCCGCGTGGCCCACACCCTCGGGTTCGACGACATCTATCTGCGTCCGGCCCTCGACATTGGCCTCGGACATATCACCCGCCATGCCTATGTCGAAAACGGCGGCCCGCTTGCCCTTAATGTCAGCAACACGTCTTCCACCTATCTGACACTGACACCCTCCATCGAAATCGGTGGCGAGTTTGAAATCGGTGATGCCCTTCTGCGCCCCTTCGCGCGGCTGGGTCTCGTGGAAACGCTGGAACTGACGGACGTCGACCCGTCGGCCCATTTTGCGGGCCAGGGCGTTGGCAACGGCACCTTCTCCACGCCCGATCAGGTGGCAGGCACGCGCCTCGATCTCACCGCGGGCTCCAGCCTCATCTTTGAAAATGGCGCCGTGCTGCGGCTTTCGGGGGACCTGAAATTGGCGCCCCACTTCGAAAGCTACGGTATCAACGCCAAGCTGTCGGTGCCCTTCTAA
- a CDS encoding ROK family protein: MSLDGFSVDLGGTKTAVAQIENGVVTRRLQQPTDAGAALADQLTAIETLLAEAGYRHGEPLGVAVAGRVDREGNWHAVNKTTLSAISAAPLGAELAARFGARTKAVNDAAAAAWAEAQLGAGQGTFNFAYLTVSTGIGGGLVLGGRLIESANGLAGHVGFVSSPLGETICGSGRFGTVESVAGGRGIAAAANLPDARAVFESGAHDAIIDRSARAVATLIADLTTILGLDRVAIGGSIGLAPGYLARVATHLSQEPDLFQPALVAATLGHDSGLIGALLMAQQAGREAPFR; encoded by the coding sequence ATGAGCCTTGATGGCTTTTCCGTCGATCTCGGCGGCACCAAGACCGCCGTCGCCCAGATCGAGAACGGCGTCGTCACCCGCCGCCTGCAGCAGCCCACCGACGCAGGTGCTGCGCTGGCCGACCAGCTGACCGCCATCGAAACCCTGCTCGCCGAGGCCGGCTACAGACACGGCGAACCTCTCGGCGTCGCTGTCGCCGGTCGCGTCGATCGCGAAGGCAATTGGCACGCCGTCAACAAAACGACCCTGAGCGCCATAAGTGCTGCGCCGCTCGGCGCAGAACTCGCCGCTCGTTTCGGCGCGCGCACCAAGGCCGTCAATGACGCCGCCGCTGCCGCCTGGGCCGAGGCGCAATTGGGGGCAGGGCAGGGCACCTTCAATTTCGCCTATCTTACTGTGTCCACCGGCATTGGCGGCGGCCTCGTGCTCGGCGGCCGGCTGATTGAAAGCGCCAATGGCCTTGCCGGTCACGTCGGCTTCGTCTCCTCGCCGCTGGGCGAAACAATCTGCGGCTCCGGTCGTTTCGGCACGGTCGAAAGCGTTGCCGGTGGTCGGGGCATTGCCGCCGCTGCAAACCTTCCCGATGCCCGCGCCGTGTTCGAGAGCGGCGCCCATGACGCCATCATCGATCGCTCCGCCCGCGCCGTTGCGACGCTGATTGCCGATCTCACGACGATCCTTGGCCTCGACCGCGTCGCCATCGGCGGCAGCATCGGCCTCGCTCCTGGCTATCTCGCTCGCGTCGCGACCCACCTCAGTCAGGAGCCCGATCTTTTCCAGCCCGCGCTTGTCGCGGCAACCCTTGGCCATGATAGCGGGCTCATCGGTGCCCTTCTGATGGCGCAGCAGGCGGGGCGCGAGGCGCCCTTTCGATAA
- a CDS encoding putative N-acetylmannosamine-6-phosphate 2-epimerase: MDILSRIRGGLVASCQPVDDGPMDRPEIVAAMAQACVAGGAVALRIEGVDNLRATRPHVNVPIIGIVKSDLDDTPVRITVRIAEALALADAGADIIAYDATNRPRPDSREDILKAILGAGKIAMADSSTLEDGRIAFASGAQILGTTMSGYTAETEGLNVGPDFELIRGFKALGGFVMAEGRLNTPELAAAAMAAGADAVTVGSALTRLEHVTSWFADAIRGTK; the protein is encoded by the coding sequence GTGGACATTCTCAGCCGCATCCGTGGAGGCCTCGTGGCCTCGTGCCAGCCCGTCGATGACGGTCCGATGGATCGCCCCGAGATCGTCGCGGCCATGGCCCAGGCCTGCGTCGCCGGCGGTGCAGTTGCCCTCCGTATCGAAGGCGTCGACAATCTCCGCGCCACGCGCCCGCATGTGAACGTCCCGATCATCGGCATCGTCAAATCCGACCTCGACGATACGCCGGTCCGCATCACTGTCCGCATCGCCGAGGCTCTGGCGCTGGCCGATGCCGGTGCCGACATCATCGCCTATGATGCGACCAACCGGCCGCGCCCGGACAGCCGCGAGGACATTCTGAAAGCCATTCTCGGCGCCGGCAAGATCGCCATGGCCGACAGCTCCACGCTGGAAGACGGCCGCATCGCCTTCGCCTCGGGCGCGCAAATCCTGGGCACCACCATGTCCGGCTACACCGCCGAAACCGAAGGGCTCAATGTTGGCCCCGATTTCGAGCTGATCCGCGGTTTTAAGGCCCTGGGCGGTTTCGTCATGGCCGAAGGCCGGCTCAACACCCCAGAGCTCGCTGCCGCCGCCATGGCCGCCGGCGCGGATGCCGTCACGGTCGGCAGCGCGCTGACCCGGCTCGAGCACGTCACCTCCTGGTTCGCCGATGCAATCCGGGGCACAAAATGA
- a CDS encoding dihydrodipicolinate synthase family protein: MSKHIYHGIVPPVVTPINTDGTVNFGDLTKLVEHLIASGVHGLFALGSTGQVCYLSEEDRVAVVECIVKANAGRVPVIAGAMEVSSQSVIRTARKMIEAGADSIVTTAPMYTINDEAEVADHFRAIAAGISVPLFAYDIPVRVHKKLSPGLLVQLGKEGVIAGVKDSSGDDVSFRRLIAMNEAAGKPLVLFTGHEMIVDAMALIGADGAVPGAANVEAAAYVRLWDAAKAGDYVTAVKEQKFINELFEIVFQPTGRSGDAAGVGAFKTAMVARGIISSATMTAPLKTLDAEATAKVEKIVRDLGLGA, encoded by the coding sequence ATGTCCAAGCATATCTATCACGGCATCGTCCCGCCCGTTGTCACCCCGATCAATACCGATGGCACGGTGAATTTCGGTGATCTCACCAAGCTGGTCGAGCACCTCATCGCCTCGGGCGTGCATGGCCTCTTCGCCCTCGGCTCCACCGGCCAGGTCTGCTACCTCTCCGAGGAAGATCGCGTCGCCGTCGTCGAATGCATCGTCAAGGCCAACGCCGGCCGCGTGCCGGTGATCGCCGGCGCCATGGAAGTCTCTTCGCAGAGCGTCATCCGCACCGCCAGGAAGATGATCGAGGCCGGCGCCGACAGCATCGTCACCACGGCCCCGATGTATACGATCAACGATGAAGCCGAAGTGGCCGATCATTTCCGCGCAATTGCCGCCGGCATTTCGGTGCCGCTCTTTGCCTATGACATTCCGGTTCGCGTCCACAAGAAGCTCTCCCCGGGCCTGCTGGTCCAGCTGGGCAAGGAAGGCGTCATCGCCGGCGTCAAGGACTCCTCGGGCGACGACGTCAGCTTCCGCCGCCTCATCGCCATGAACGAAGCCGCCGGCAAGCCGCTGGTTCTGTTCACCGGCCACGAGATGATCGTCGACGCCATGGCGCTGATCGGCGCTGACGGTGCCGTTCCCGGTGCCGCCAACGTCGAGGCTGCCGCCTATGTCCGTCTCTGGGATGCTGCCAAGGCCGGTGACTACGTCACCGCCGTCAAGGAGCAGAAATTCATCAACGAGCTCTTCGAGATCGTCTTCCAGCCGACCGGCCGCTCCGGCGATGCCGCCGGCGTGGGGGCCTTCAAGACAGCCATGGTTGCCCGTGGCATCATCAGCTCGGCGACCATGACCGCTCCGCTCAAGACCCTTGATGCCGAGGCCACCGCCAAGGTCGAAAAGATCGTGCGCGATTTGGGCCTGGGCGCGTAA
- a CDS encoding ATP-binding cassette domain-containing protein, with translation MNANTRKSPEALIELRDVCVDFRIRSSLLKPVALRALDTVSLAVHRGRTLGVVGESGSGKSTAAKVLIGLLAPSEGQIFFGGEEVKKFDAATRKRIGRVVSVVFQDPATALNARMLVRDALTDPLNVHGIGDAQSRRARVSELVNLVGLPQSVLDAIPAQLSGGQRQRVAIARALTLEPQVIVADEPTSALDVSVRAQILNLLQDLKRELDLGMVFISHDIQTVRHISDDIAVMHRGKVIEFGPGAQVLGSPSQDYTRTLLAAAPSLLHAGAA, from the coding sequence ATGAACGCGAACACCAGGAAAAGCCCCGAGGCTCTGATCGAGTTGCGGGATGTCTGCGTCGACTTCCGCATCCGCTCCTCGCTGCTGAAACCCGTCGCCCTGCGCGCGCTGGACACTGTGTCCCTCGCCGTGCACCGTGGCCGCACGCTGGGCGTGGTCGGCGAATCCGGTTCGGGCAAGTCGACGGCCGCAAAAGTGCTGATCGGGCTCCTGGCTCCCAGCGAAGGTCAGATTTTCTTCGGCGGCGAAGAGGTCAAGAAGTTCGACGCTGCCACCCGCAAGCGGATCGGACGCGTCGTCTCCGTGGTCTTCCAGGATCCGGCTACCGCACTCAATGCCCGCATGCTGGTGCGCGATGCCCTGACCGATCCGCTCAATGTCCACGGCATTGGCGACGCTCAGAGCCGCCGCGCCCGCGTGTCCGAGCTGGTCAATCTCGTCGGCCTGCCGCAATCGGTACTCGACGCCATTCCGGCCCAATTGTCCGGCGGCCAGCGCCAGCGCGTCGCCATTGCCCGTGCGCTGACGCTCGAGCCGCAGGTCATCGTCGCCGACGAACCCACCTCCGCCCTCGACGTCTCCGTGCGCGCCCAGATCCTCAATCTTCTGCAGGATCTCAAGCGCGAACTCGACCTGGGCATGGTGTTCATTTCCCACGACATCCAGACCGTGCGGCACATATCTGACGATATCGCCGTCATGCATCGCGGCAAGGTCATCGAATTCGGTCCCGGCGCACAGGTGCTGGGCTCGCCCTCACAGGATTATACCCGAACCCTGCTGGCAGCGGCGCCGAGCCTGCTGCACGCGGGCGCGGCCTGA